The Xanthomonas sp. DAR 34887 genome has a segment encoding these proteins:
- a CDS encoding zinc ribbon domain-containing protein YjdM codes for MSAAPACPQCTLQNTYVDGALWICADCGYEWPAAADTATAATTVVRDSNGNVLQAGDTVVVIKDLKVKGSSIPLKQGTVIRGIRLVEDDAEHIEGNSDKIKGLVLKTCFLRKA; via the coding sequence ATGTCCGCCGCACCCGCCTGCCCGCAATGCACCCTGCAGAACACCTATGTCGACGGGGCGCTGTGGATCTGCGCCGACTGCGGCTACGAGTGGCCGGCGGCGGCGGACACCGCCACTGCCGCGACGACGGTGGTGCGCGACAGCAACGGCAACGTGCTGCAGGCCGGCGACACCGTGGTGGTGATCAAGGACCTGAAGGTCAAGGGATCGTCGATCCCGCTGAAGCAGGGCACGGTGATTCGCGGCATCCGCCTGGTCGAGGACGATGCCGAGCACATCGAAGGCAACTCGGACAAGATCAAGGGCCTGGTGCTGAAGACCTGCTTCCTGCGCAAGGCCTGA
- a CDS encoding cation diffusion facilitator family transporter, protein MSAASGSRFAIYAALAGNLAIAIAKFVAAALSGSSAMLSEGVHSLVDTVNELLLLYGLRRAARPADAGHPFGYGRELYFWSFIVALLVFALGAGVSLYQGIAHVRNPEPASNHTLNYVVLGLSMLFEGASWWVSLREFRARKGAMGYVQAFRESKDPSLFTVLLEDSAALIGLCIALLGLLAAQWLRMPELDGVASIGIAAVLACSAFVLARETKGLLIGEPAARPLSDALRRIASADPDVRAVNGVLSVQMGPEQVVAALSAEFEDQRSTAQIEACIERIERAARAEHPELQSLFVKPQTPEAWQARRSALRAPPPA, encoded by the coding sequence ATGTCCGCCGCTTCCGGTTCCCGCTTCGCGATCTATGCCGCGCTCGCCGGCAATCTGGCCATCGCCATCGCCAAGTTCGTCGCCGCCGCGTTGTCCGGCAGTTCGGCGATGCTCAGCGAAGGCGTGCATTCGCTGGTCGATACCGTCAACGAACTGTTGCTGCTGTACGGCCTGCGCCGCGCCGCGCGGCCCGCCGATGCCGGCCATCCGTTCGGCTACGGACGCGAGCTGTACTTCTGGAGTTTCATCGTCGCCCTGCTGGTGTTCGCGCTCGGCGCCGGCGTGTCGCTCTACCAGGGCATCGCGCATGTGCGCAATCCGGAGCCGGCCAGCAACCACACCCTCAACTACGTGGTGCTGGGCCTGTCGATGCTGTTCGAGGGCGCCTCGTGGTGGGTGTCGCTGCGCGAGTTCCGTGCGCGCAAGGGCGCCATGGGCTACGTGCAGGCGTTTCGCGAAAGCAAGGACCCGAGCCTGTTCACCGTGCTGCTGGAAGACAGCGCCGCGCTGATCGGCCTGTGCATCGCCCTGCTGGGCCTGCTGGCCGCGCAGTGGCTGCGGATGCCCGAGCTGGACGGCGTGGCTTCGATCGGTATCGCGGCCGTGCTGGCCTGCTCGGCCTTCGTGCTGGCGCGCGAGACCAAGGGCCTGCTGATCGGCGAGCCGGCGGCGCGGCCGCTGAGCGATGCCTTGCGCCGCATCGCCAGCGCCGATCCGGACGTGCGCGCGGTCAACGGCGTGCTGAGCGTGCAGATGGGCCCCGAGCAGGTGGTCGCCGCGCTCAGCGCCGAATTCGAGGACCAGCGCAGCACCGCGCAGATCGAGGCCTGCATCGAGCGCATCGAACGCGCCGCGCGTGCCGAACACCCGGAATTGCAGTCGCTGTTCGTCAAACCGCAAACGCCCGAAGCCTGGCAGGCGCGACGCAGCGCGTTGCGCGCACCGCCACCTGCCTGA
- a CDS encoding FKBP-type peptidyl-prolyl cis-trans isomerase, whose protein sequence is MEIANGLVATIHYTLTDDAGEVIDQSSPDNPLSYLHGAGNIVPGLEKALTGKRPGERVQVDVIPAEGYGPRHEQLQQQVPRSSFPDAEGLQPGMQFQAQTDQGPLLVTVTEVGAELVTIDGNHPLAGQVLHFAVEVAGVRDATEQEKNQGHAGAAL, encoded by the coding sequence ATGGAGATCGCCAATGGCCTTGTCGCCACCATCCACTACACCCTGACCGACGATGCCGGCGAGGTGATCGATCAATCCTCGCCGGACAATCCGCTGAGCTATCTGCACGGCGCCGGCAACATCGTGCCGGGGCTGGAAAAGGCGCTGACCGGCAAGCGTCCCGGCGAACGCGTGCAGGTCGACGTGATTCCGGCCGAAGGCTACGGCCCGCGCCACGAGCAACTGCAACAGCAGGTGCCGCGCAGCTCGTTCCCGGATGCCGAGGGCCTGCAGCCGGGCATGCAGTTCCAGGCGCAGACCGACCAGGGCCCGCTGCTGGTCACGGTCACCGAGGTCGGCGCGGAGCTGGTGACCATCGACGGCAACCACCCGCTGGCCGGGCAGGTGCTGCACTTCGCGGTGGAAGTGGCCGGCGTGCGCGATGCCACCGAGCAGGAAAAGAACCAGGGCCACGCGGGCGCCGCGCTGTAA
- a CDS encoding Hsp70 family protein produces MRLGIDFGTSNSAAAAVIDGRVVPIGFGDQHQFRTTVYFPEVMRDPSDFELTPVLERQVDELIEAGRRDAAAAGRERSRDDLRRDAIRVVRRQWMEAQMREPRSSAALLQNAVYGDAALDAYFVEGEGSLVQSPKSMLGYNLHPRAKQTITGIATHILEHIRLTASQQLGLQVRSALLGRPVQFRSSIGEAGNAQALQILHSAAIAAGFDDIEFLEEPAAAAMHYHAGSDARHEAVVVDIGGGTTDIAHASVGGAGAPQVHRAWGIARGGTDIDLALSLASYMPLFGRGSTRVPAHHYVEAAMVQDTTRQRDFRQHRYDEVPHPYDRRLQALQDTGNTARLYRAVERSKIRLSDSAQHEEALDYIEAGLQVQVRADELTHAARSYLEALGELLAQVRSDIDGDPAAVFLTGGMSRAGYIQQVVAAAFPQARLVHGDPSFGVVQGLALAAAQR; encoded by the coding sequence ATGAGACTCGGCATCGATTTCGGTACCAGCAACTCCGCCGCCGCCGCGGTGATCGATGGCCGCGTGGTGCCGATCGGCTTCGGCGACCAGCACCAGTTCCGCACCACGGTGTACTTCCCCGAGGTGATGCGCGACCCCTCCGATTTCGAACTGACCCCAGTGCTGGAGCGGCAGGTGGACGAGCTGATCGAGGCCGGGCGCCGCGATGCGGCGGCGGCCGGCCGCGAGCGCAGCCGCGACGACCTGCGCCGCGACGCGATCCGGGTGGTGCGCCGGCAATGGATGGAGGCGCAGATGCGCGAGCCGCGCAGTTCCGCGGCGCTGCTGCAGAACGCGGTGTACGGCGACGCGGCGCTGGATGCGTATTTCGTCGAAGGCGAAGGCAGCCTGGTGCAGAGTCCCAAATCGATGCTCGGCTACAACCTGCATCCGCGCGCCAAGCAGACCATCACCGGCATCGCCACCCATATCCTCGAGCACATCCGCCTGACCGCCTCGCAGCAACTCGGCCTGCAGGTGCGCAGCGCGCTGCTCGGGCGACCGGTGCAGTTCCGCAGTTCGATCGGCGAGGCCGGCAACGCGCAGGCGCTGCAGATCCTGCACAGCGCCGCGATCGCCGCCGGTTTCGACGACATCGAGTTCCTGGAAGAACCCGCCGCCGCGGCGATGCATTACCACGCCGGCAGCGACGCGCGCCACGAGGCGGTGGTGGTGGATATCGGCGGCGGCACCACCGACATCGCCCACGCCAGCGTCGGCGGCGCCGGCGCGCCGCAGGTGCATCGCGCGTGGGGCATCGCCCGCGGCGGCACCGACATCGACCTGGCGCTGAGCCTTGCCAGCTACATGCCGCTGTTCGGCCGCGGCAGCACGCGCGTGCCGGCGCACCATTACGTCGAAGCGGCGATGGTGCAGGACACCACCCGCCAGCGCGATTTCCGCCAGCACCGCTACGACGAAGTGCCGCACCCGTACGACAGGCGGCTGCAGGCGCTGCAGGACACCGGCAACACCGCGCGCCTGTACCGCGCGGTGGAGCGCAGCAAGATCCGCCTCAGCGACAGCGCGCAGCACGAAGAGGCGCTGGACTACATCGAAGCCGGGCTGCAGGTGCAGGTGCGCGCCGACGAGCTGACCCACGCCGCACGCAGCTATCTGGAAGCGCTGGGCGAACTGCTCGCGCAGGTCCGCAGCGATATCGACGGCGATCCGGCCGCGGTGTTCCTGACCGGCGGCATGTCGCGCGCCGGCTACATCCAGCAGGTGGTCGCCGCCGCGTTCCCGCAGGCGCGCCTGGTGCACGGCGATCCCTCGTTCGGCGTGGTCCAGGGCCTGGCGCTGGCCGCCGCGCAACGCTGA
- a CDS encoding class I SAM-dependent methyltransferase, with the protein MSGYTTQITTLNLGGQDYRIRSLLDTQQFSDPDAQAEAAGISSAQWSLFGNVWPAGRLLAEAMALYDFGGKRILEIGCGLGLASLVLRRRGADIVASDRHPLTEVFLAYNAALNDLPAVPYRRLDWDQPNPELGRFDVIIGSDVLYEHQHPALLAELLERHATASAEVLIADPGRGNSAALTRALATQGYALSEQREMPLGPDDVPPYRGRVLHFRRDAAPAGGAA; encoded by the coding sequence GTGTCCGGCTACACCACCCAGATCACCACGCTCAACCTGGGCGGCCAGGACTATCGCATCCGCTCGCTGCTCGATACCCAACAGTTCTCCGATCCCGACGCGCAGGCCGAAGCGGCTGGCATTTCCTCGGCGCAATGGAGTCTGTTCGGCAACGTGTGGCCGGCCGGACGGCTGCTCGCCGAAGCGATGGCGCTGTACGACTTCGGCGGCAAGCGCATCCTCGAGATCGGCTGCGGCCTCGGCCTGGCCAGCCTGGTGCTGCGCCGCCGCGGCGCCGACATCGTCGCCAGCGACCGGCATCCGCTGACCGAAGTGTTCCTGGCCTACAACGCCGCGCTCAACGATCTGCCCGCGGTGCCGTACCGCCGCCTCGACTGGGACCAACCCAACCCCGAGCTGGGCCGTTTCGACGTGATCATCGGCAGCGACGTGCTGTACGAACACCAGCATCCGGCACTGCTGGCCGAATTGCTGGAGCGGCATGCCACGGCGAGCGCGGAAGTGCTGATCGCCGATCCGGGCCGCGGCAACAGCGCCGCGCTGACCCGCGCGCTGGCCACGCAGGGCTACGCGCTCAGCGAACAGCGCGAAATGCCGCTGGGTCCGGACGATGTGCCGCCCTACCGCGGCCGCGTGCTGCACTTCCGGCGCGACGCCGCGCCTGCCGGCGGCGCCGCTTGA
- a CDS encoding YkgJ family cysteine cluster protein, with amino-acid sequence MSAQPATPHVPAETSVACDRCDAICCRLTVLLMPEDKVPEHYTEHTAEGLHVMARDEDGWCVAVDSKRMCCSIYEQRPAICRKFTMAGPYCRDIRRIHNDQLARGIPLTMY; translated from the coding sequence TTGAGCGCGCAACCGGCAACGCCGCATGTCCCGGCCGAAACGTCCGTCGCCTGCGATCGCTGCGATGCGATCTGCTGCCGCCTGACCGTGCTGCTGATGCCCGAGGACAAGGTGCCCGAGCACTACACCGAGCATACCGCCGAAGGCCTGCACGTGATGGCCCGCGACGAGGACGGCTGGTGCGTGGCGGTGGACAGCAAGCGCATGTGCTGCTCGATCTACGAACAGCGCCCGGCGATCTGCCGCAAGTTCACGATGGCCGGCCCGTATTGCCGCGACATCCGCCGCATCCACAACGATCAGTTGGCGCGCGGCATTCCCCTGACGATGTACTGA
- a CDS encoding EAL domain-containing protein — translation MLLRSLCAELGQPACGNCRDGEPLDFGIRMAFQPIVDARTRTVYAYEALVRGEDGGGAAAVLARVGPRQLYRFDQTCRVQAIATAARLGLRTRLSINFIPNAVYEPATCIRLTLAAAERYGVPTGDLIFELSESERIHDLPKVVRILRDYAQRGFLTAIDDFGAGHSGLNLLADFQPHLLKLDMALIRDIDSSAPRRHIVAGIAGMAAALGCQVLAEGVETPAEYRALRALGIDLYQGFLFATPALEALPEISAERWDSLEHAA, via the coding sequence ATGCTCCTGCGATCCCTCTGCGCTGAACTGGGCCAGCCGGCCTGCGGCAATTGCCGCGATGGCGAACCGCTCGACTTCGGCATTCGCATGGCGTTCCAGCCGATCGTCGATGCACGCACGCGCACGGTCTACGCCTACGAAGCGCTGGTTCGCGGCGAGGACGGCGGCGGTGCGGCCGCGGTGCTGGCGCGGGTCGGCCCGCGGCAGCTGTACCGTTTCGACCAGACCTGCCGGGTACAGGCGATCGCCACCGCGGCGCGGCTGGGCCTGCGCACCCGGCTGTCGATCAATTTCATTCCCAATGCGGTCTACGAACCGGCGACCTGCATCCGCCTGACCTTGGCTGCGGCCGAGCGCTACGGCGTGCCGACCGGCGATCTGATCTTCGAGCTGAGCGAGTCCGAGCGCATCCACGACCTGCCCAAGGTGGTGCGGATCCTGCGCGACTACGCGCAGCGCGGTTTCCTGACCGCGATCGACGATTTCGGCGCCGGCCATTCCGGGCTCAACCTGCTCGCCGATTTCCAGCCGCATCTGCTCAAGCTGGACATGGCGCTGATCCGCGACATCGATAGCAGCGCGCCGCGCCGGCACATCGTCGCCGGCATCGCCGGCATGGCGGCGGCGCTGGGCTGCCAGGTGCTTGCCGAGGGCGTGGAAACGCCCGCCGAATACCGCGCGCTGCGCGCGTTGGGCATCGACCTGTACCAGGGTTTCCTGTTCGCGACGCCTGCGCTGGAGGCGCTGCCGGAGATTTCCGCCGAACGCTGGGACAGCCTGGAACACGCTGCCTGA
- a CDS encoding mechanosensitive ion channel domain-containing protein gives MSSLHTLLPPSVHRWLDLIVPGAQIALIVLGAWLLRSLLRRLVRRLSEHHALPPELTMLARRGSGFVIYTTALLLILDRLGVSGTVLWTAFTGFAAVAAVAFFAAWSVLSNIFCTLLIFATRPFRLHDHIELLENGEKPGLKGQVVDINLIYTTLREDRGDAGDSVLQIPNSLFFQRSTRRWRGHPLPPGLG, from the coding sequence ATGTCCTCGCTCCACACCCTGCTGCCGCCCTCGGTCCACCGCTGGCTGGATCTGATCGTGCCGGGCGCGCAGATCGCGCTGATCGTGCTCGGCGCATGGCTGTTGCGCAGCTTGCTGCGGCGATTGGTGCGGCGACTGAGCGAGCACCACGCCTTGCCGCCCGAACTGACGATGCTGGCGCGCCGCGGCAGCGGCTTCGTGATCTACACCACCGCGCTGCTGCTGATCCTGGACCGGCTCGGCGTGTCCGGCACGGTGCTGTGGACCGCGTTCACCGGTTTCGCGGCGGTGGCGGCGGTGGCGTTCTTCGCGGCCTGGAGCGTGCTGTCGAACATCTTCTGCACGCTGCTGATCTTCGCCACCCGGCCGTTCCGCCTGCACGACCACATCGAACTGCTCGAGAACGGCGAAAAACCCGGGCTCAAGGGCCAGGTGGTGGATATCAACCTGATCTACACCACGCTGCGCGAGGACCGCGGCGACGCGGGCGACAGCGTGCTGCAGATTCCCAACAGCCTGTTCTTCCAGCGCAGCACGCGACGCTGGCGCGGCCACCCGCTGCCGCCGGGGCTGGGTTAG
- a CDS encoding DUF2789 domain-containing protein — translation MEQPVHPFAELFAQLGLPTSETEIRQFIGRHSPLPDTMRLEEAPFWTPAQAQLLREERIDDADWAMVVDQLNIALHARPVPPVSDAANDD, via the coding sequence ATGGAACAACCCGTCCACCCGTTCGCCGAGCTGTTCGCCCAGTTGGGCCTGCCCACTAGCGAAACCGAGATCCGCCAGTTCATCGGCCGCCACTCGCCGCTGCCGGACACCATGCGGCTGGAGGAAGCGCCGTTCTGGACACCGGCCCAGGCGCAGCTGCTGCGCGAGGAGCGCATCGACGACGCAGACTGGGCGATGGTGGTCGATCAACTCAACATCGCCCTGCACGCGCGGCCGGTGCCGCCGGTCAGCGACGCCGCCAACGACGACTGA
- a CDS encoding DksA/TraR family C4-type zinc finger protein produces the protein MATGWANDGAVQDQIDATVEDAIKRARSQLPQGPSLERCEDCDAPIPEARRKAVPGVRLCVACQEVHDHEQHEHSGYNRRGSKDSQLR, from the coding sequence ATGGCCACAGGCTGGGCGAACGACGGCGCGGTGCAGGACCAGATCGATGCGACCGTCGAAGATGCGATCAAGCGTGCGCGCAGCCAGCTGCCGCAGGGGCCGAGCCTGGAGCGGTGCGAGGACTGCGATGCGCCGATTCCCGAGGCACGGCGCAAGGCGGTGCCGGGCGTGCGCCTGTGCGTGGCCTGCCAGGAAGTGCACGACCACGAACAGCACGAGCACAGCGGCTACAACCGCCGCGGCAGCAAGGACAGCCAGCTGCGCTAG
- a CDS encoding LysR family transcriptional regulator, translating to MDNRAGEMQVFLRVVDAGSFSAAARLLRMTPSTVSKLIGRIEARLGVRLLERSTRRLSLTAEGQVYYERSQSLLAELDDVERDLGRGAASAGGSVRVNASVAFGILGLEPLLPAFWQAHPQIVVDLSLSDEMVDLYLDRTDVAFRVGALQDSSMMARRVGVAHRKIVAAPAYLARHGTPRNIDALARHSCLGFNFRRAAPVWPLAHSGRIVDRTVHGALLANNGETVRRMAVAGIGLARLGDYHVREDLAAGRLVEVLQDAVEGDTEEIHALYRGGPRLPQRVRLFLDFVVPRLQRFLAQR from the coding sequence ATGGACAATCGGGCCGGCGAAATGCAGGTGTTCCTGCGGGTCGTGGATGCCGGCAGTTTTTCCGCGGCGGCACGCCTGCTGCGGATGACCCCGTCGACGGTCAGCAAGCTGATCGGCCGTATCGAGGCGCGGCTGGGCGTGCGCCTGCTGGAGCGTTCGACCCGGCGCCTGTCGCTGACCGCCGAAGGCCAGGTCTACTACGAGCGCAGCCAGTCGCTGCTCGCCGAACTCGACGACGTGGAGCGCGACCTCGGGCGTGGCGCGGCCAGCGCCGGCGGCAGCGTGCGGGTGAATGCCTCGGTGGCGTTCGGCATTCTCGGCCTGGAACCGCTGCTGCCGGCATTCTGGCAGGCGCATCCGCAGATCGTGGTCGATCTTTCGTTGTCCGACGAAATGGTCGATCTGTATCTGGACCGCACCGACGTCGCATTCCGCGTCGGCGCCCTGCAGGATTCGAGCATGATGGCGCGGCGTGTCGGCGTGGCGCACCGCAAGATCGTCGCTGCGCCTGCGTATCTGGCGCGTCACGGCACGCCACGCAACATCGATGCGCTGGCGCGGCACAGCTGCCTGGGCTTCAATTTCCGCCGTGCCGCACCGGTGTGGCCGCTCGCGCACAGCGGCCGTATCGTCGATCGCACGGTGCACGGCGCGCTGCTCGCCAACAATGGCGAAACGGTGCGGCGCATGGCCGTCGCCGGCATCGGCCTTGCCCGGCTGGGCGATTATCACGTGCGCGAGGATCTTGCCGCGGGCCGCCTGGTGGAAGTGCTGCAGGACGCGGTGGAAGGCGATACCGAGGAGATCCATGCGCTGTATCGCGGCGGCCCGCGCCTGCCGCAGCGCGTGCGCCTGTTCCTGGATTTCGTGGTGCCGCGCTTGCAGCGGTTTCTGGCGCAACGCTAG
- a CDS encoding SDR family NAD(P)-dependent oxidoreductase, giving the protein MDLQLDGKTVLVTGATAGIGLAIARALAAEGAALIICGRNQANLDAAAASIGGRVRSVLADPATAQGAAALTAAVPQVDVLVNNLGIYESKEFGEISDADWLRFFEINVLSGARLARHYLPGMLARDWGRIIFISSESAVLVPPNMIHYGMTKTAQLAISRGLAATTKGTRVTVNAVLPGTTRSAGIEDFMRSVASDPDMPPADMEREYFAKERGSSLIQRMIEPEEVASLVAYVASPLSAATNGAALRVDGGITPTIV; this is encoded by the coding sequence ATGGACCTGCAACTCGACGGCAAGACCGTCCTCGTCACCGGGGCCACCGCCGGCATCGGCCTGGCCATCGCCCGCGCGCTCGCCGCCGAAGGCGCCGCGCTGATCATCTGCGGCCGCAACCAGGCCAATCTGGACGCGGCCGCCGCCAGCATCGGCGGCCGCGTGCGCAGCGTGCTGGCCGACCCGGCGACCGCGCAAGGCGCCGCAGCGCTCACCGCCGCGGTGCCGCAGGTCGATGTGCTGGTCAACAACCTGGGCATCTACGAATCCAAGGAATTCGGCGAGATCAGCGATGCGGACTGGCTGCGCTTCTTCGAAATCAACGTCCTCAGCGGCGCGCGCCTGGCGCGGCATTACCTGCCCGGCATGCTGGCGCGCGACTGGGGCCGGATCATCTTCATCTCCAGCGAAAGCGCGGTGCTGGTGCCGCCCAACATGATCCATTACGGCATGACCAAGACCGCGCAGTTGGCCATCTCGCGTGGCCTGGCGGCGACCACCAAGGGCACCCGCGTCACCGTCAACGCGGTGCTGCCCGGCACCACGCGCTCGGCTGGCATCGAGGACTTCATGCGCAGCGTCGCCAGCGACCCGGACATGCCGCCCGCGGACATGGAGCGCGAGTATTTCGCCAAGGAACGCGGCAGCTCGCTGATCCAGCGCATGATCGAGCCCGAAGAGGTCGCCAGCCTGGTCGCTTACGTGGCGAGCCCGTTGTCGGCCGCGACCAACGGCGCGGCGTTGCGCGTGGACGGCGGCATCACTCCGACCATCGTGTGA
- a CDS encoding DUF2058 domain-containing protein: MRNPLQEQLLKAGLVKKNQVAQVAREQAKARHGKAPPPPSAEQLESERLRLERVERDRALAAERNAQARAQEQRAQARQIVDSNKLKADGEIDYHFTDAGKIQRLRVDAALRAQLISGAVVIARLDAGYVPIPRAVVEKVASRDPAAIVLDTTQAASAAGDEDDAYYSRFQVPDDLIW; the protein is encoded by the coding sequence ATGCGCAATCCCTTGCAGGAACAACTGCTCAAGGCCGGCCTGGTGAAGAAGAACCAGGTGGCGCAGGTCGCGCGCGAGCAGGCCAAGGCGCGCCACGGCAAGGCGCCGCCGCCGCCCAGCGCCGAGCAGCTGGAGAGCGAGCGGCTGCGGCTGGAGCGGGTGGAGCGCGACCGCGCGCTGGCCGCCGAGCGCAACGCGCAGGCGCGGGCCCAGGAGCAGCGCGCGCAGGCGCGGCAGATCGTGGACAGCAACAAGCTCAAGGCCGATGGCGAGATCGACTACCACTTCACCGATGCCGGCAAGATCCAGCGGTTGCGGGTCGACGCGGCCTTGCGCGCGCAGCTGATCAGCGGTGCGGTGGTGATCGCGCGGCTGGACGCGGGCTATGTGCCGATCCCGCGCGCGGTGGTGGAGAAGGTCGCCAGCCGGGATCCTGCGGCGATCGTGCTCGACACCACGCAGGCCGCGTCGGCGGCAGGCGACGAGGACGACGCGTACTACAGCCGCTTCCAGGTGCCGGACGACCTGATCTGGTAG
- a CDS encoding YgjP-like metallopeptidase domain-containing protein codes for MQALKYLVGYPPHVQDQVRELIARDRLGEWLRKRYDTPNPVRNDRQLYDYTLALKDRHMRSSEPLHKVIYDNRLQAVKHALGTHTSISRVQGGRLKASREIRIAGVFRDAPAAFLQMIVAHELAHLKESAHNKPFYQLCTHMAPDYHQLEFDLRLYLTQLDLAGRADS; via the coding sequence ATGCAAGCGCTGAAATACCTCGTCGGCTACCCGCCGCATGTGCAGGACCAGGTCCGCGAACTGATCGCGCGCGACCGCCTCGGCGAATGGCTGCGCAAGCGCTACGACACGCCCAATCCGGTGCGCAACGACCGCCAGCTGTACGACTACACGCTGGCGTTGAAGGACCGCCACATGCGAAGCTCCGAGCCGCTGCACAAGGTGATCTACGACAACCGGCTGCAGGCGGTGAAGCACGCGCTCGGCACGCACACCAGCATCTCGCGGGTGCAGGGCGGCCGGCTCAAGGCCAGCCGCGAGATCCGCATCGCTGGCGTGTTCCGCGACGCGCCGGCGGCGTTCCTGCAGATGATCGTGGCGCACGAACTGGCGCACCTGAAGGAAAGCGCGCACAACAAGCCGTTCTACCAGCTGTGCACGCACATGGCGCCGGACTACCACCAGCTGGAATTCGATCTGCGCCTGTATCTGACCCAGCTCGATCTTGCCGGGCGCGCGGACAGCTGA
- a CDS encoding rRNA pseudouridine synthase: MSAPTRLDKYVAAMLPCSRSEAQQYIEGGWVSVDGVVVEEPQAPVTTQQVTLAADAQRGAIEPATLLLHKPAGLDLDAALALVGPDTRSALDMANVRVLKRHFLRLNAPLPLEDAASGLLVLSQDGRVLRRLTEDAHSIEQEFVVEVRGELRPYGMLRLAHGLVYRQRSLPPCKVSWQNEDRLRFAIKHVQPGQLQHMCAEVGLEAISLRRLRVGRIPLGKLAPGEWRYLPGGERF, translated from the coding sequence ATGTCCGCCCCTACCCGCCTCGACAAATACGTGGCCGCCATGCTGCCGTGCTCGCGCAGCGAAGCGCAGCAGTACATCGAGGGCGGCTGGGTCAGCGTGGACGGTGTGGTGGTCGAGGAACCGCAGGCGCCGGTGACCACGCAGCAGGTGACCCTGGCCGCCGACGCGCAACGCGGCGCGATCGAACCGGCCACATTGCTGCTGCACAAGCCGGCCGGACTGGACCTGGACGCCGCGCTGGCCCTGGTCGGGCCGGACACGCGCAGCGCCTTGGACATGGCCAACGTGCGCGTGCTGAAACGCCACTTCCTGCGCCTGAACGCGCCGCTGCCATTGGAAGACGCGGCCAGCGGCCTGCTGGTGCTGAGCCAGGACGGTCGCGTGTTGCGCCGCCTGACCGAGGACGCGCATTCGATCGAACAGGAATTCGTGGTCGAGGTGCGCGGCGAACTGCGACCCTACGGCATGCTGCGGCTGGCGCACGGCCTGGTCTATCGGCAACGCAGCCTGCCGCCGTGCAAGGTCAGCTGGCAGAACGAGGACCGCCTGCGCTTCGCGATCAAGCACGTGCAGCCCGGGCAGCTACAGCACATGTGCGCCGAGGTCGGACTGGAAGCGATCAGCCTGCGGCGCCTGCGCGTGGGCCGCATTCCGTTGGGCAAGCTGGCACCGGGCGAATGGCGCTATCTGCCGGGCGGCGAGCGTTTCTGA